From a region of the Besnoitia besnoiti strain Bb-Ger1 chromosome I, whole genome shotgun sequence genome:
- a CDS encoding ATP-binding cassette sub-family B member 5 (encoded by transcript BESB_003800), giving the protein MALETGSLPTGKPNRQRAARAEDEKSERNNGRRFSYEEGRRHVSALPKGSSPNRPTPLLFHRSLHAGVLFVFFSLFGLFVFSCAASPRGSPATSFYYRGRDSTPSKRSQGPSLPAWDRKKFSSSIKKAVKLASVTYPLEWFSSLSFPPVALSPPSCCASPCSSDLRASSPNLSSFMPFPLSCFTRFAAASRQPPRLPGASRSSPLSFLLTPFLAPIWRNPRVSRLSLFPCRLHAESKLKGRSGRREAPSLFADTSHSTRAARWRGARAFSASSLSALPASFPPFPAAHHAPRPSEVCWASSSFHLSEPSCLHFLSLRSSAPFCRLSSLSSSLALPLRRFSRLPGFSPSRCPFSARRFSRLFSSPPHPPAAGASSPDSAPSPAASSGSASSSLSSSSSPSLPPSSSLSSSPQRLPVCPEFALRRAAASLSGCWGKLRRVDWAREPDSQLQKSAAFADLARRGDGPGGGENISRERCEPDETLCASPPEPTEGGDGSHTEDDQPEVAEEKHQEKTVHRRPSCRGAGVSVKRLLKELRATVDPWVVVSSILLSVLVTCASFRRSFLTGRLYDRAASSLAAVASSVAPSASSRDLFLSFSPEENEEAEDEATQADEDTSGLVSRKLLRLLVPSFASLRASPASPSSSPTVSAQPSSLDPASASASSSCASPVCSPVEAARGERLGLGERARQFLAFGDVPSQLKRMKHRLRPASDASGDSRLRADLEASRQRQRRAFLGLLPLLGRVAGFTCLELCGGVLKNFLASLTRWRIEVNMRKRLFRSLIRQDISFFDSQCVGTLASRLINDTEDLQAIVNSGGTKLLTAALNCLGGVFMMLTTDLTMSLVGLAGVPLFLAATGNASKLSGYYGLLINDSLADGNTVATEALANIEAVQSNCAETVEVAKYEAAQNAYLKLVSRTLFSETVLNQTKQLFLHAADLSLLVLGMYRATRGQVTLGRCLAFRSYLRKLYSGLDRLLEVYGDCHFSLRASERYFDLVDRCPAVRDGAEAETRGSRAEASQVGEESRQQVPASERGSAGESEDGGGAQGDCLEEGTGENEGSAPPQDAGQRISADAETGNGTPPEEVFVEFRNVSLSFPESAFEADEDARPGPEGDSAAARRKPGQVLSGVSFRVRRGQLVAIAGRSGAGKSTLVKLLHRFYDPQEGSVYLDGVDIRTLPLHALRSRIGFVEQEPLLLRQTIAENIAYGLYSPAERAASDSRDFSPFSPSPRGDSWSPTASALLRPFSLSEPKSATADAQRRQRARESGESAEEDENMREILSAHEAASWPKELLKKTVLAAKVAHADEFIRRLPQGYFTLCGEGAPARLSGGQKQRIAIARALCRDPDVFVFDEATSCLDSATEAAVEATLELLRKQKKTIFVIAHKLSTTRKADYLLVLDKGQVVEHGHPEEILRRPSSRYAELFGDRKCEETC; this is encoded by the exons ATGGCTTTAGAGACAGGAAGCTTACCCACGGGGAAGCCGAATCGGCAaagagcagcgagagcggaagacgagaaaagcgAAAGGAACAACGGCCGTCGTTTTTCCTACGAGGAAGGCCGTCGTCATGTGTCTGCGCTTCCAAAGGGAAGTTCGCCGAACAGGCCGactcctcttctttttcatCGTTCTCTCCATGCCGGCGTCCTTTtcgtgtttttctctctctttggcctcttcgtcttttcTTGCGCGGCATCGCCTCGAGGGTCACCAGCGACCTCATTTTATTATAGAGGGCGAGACTCCACGCCGAGCAAGCGAAGTCAAGGCCCTTCTTTGCCCGCTTGGGACCGCAAGAAGTTTTCGTCCAGCATAAAAAAGGCCGTTAAACTCGCGTCTGTTACTTACCCACTAGAGtggttttcttctctgtccTTCCCCCCTGTTGCATTGTCTCCTCCTTCCTGTTGCGCATCTCCCTGTTCTTCAGATCTCCGTGCCTCCTCTCCGAATCTGTCCTCTTTTATGCCCTTTCCGCTCTCCTGCTTTACCCgtttcgctgctgcgtcacGACAGCCTCCCCGTCTgcccggcgcctctcgctcctctccactttcttttcttctcacTCCGTTCTTAGCTCCGATTTGGCGGAACCCGCGAGTCTCTCGACTCTCGTTGTTTCCCTGTAGACTTCACGCTGAGAGCAAACTCAAGGGAAGAAGCGGCCGAAGAGAAGCtccttctcttttcgcgGACACCTCGCACTcaacacgcgcggcgcgctggcgcggcgcacgTGCCTTTTCTGCatcttctctgtctgcttTGCCCGCCTCGTTTCCCCCCTTCCCGGCGGCTCACCACGCCCCTCGTCCTTCTGAGGTTTGCTGGGCGTCTTCATCGTTTCATCTGTCTGAACCGTCGTGTCTGCATTTTCTGTCCCTacgctcctcggcgccgttctgtcgcctctcttctctctcgtcttccctcGCCCTGCCTCTTCGACGTTTTTCTCGTTTGCCTggcttctcgccgtcgcgctgcccGTTTTCGGCCCGTCGCTTCTCTCGTCtgttttcctctcctccccacccacccgccgccggtgcctcctctcctgactctgctccttctccggctgcctcgtctggttccgcttcttcgtctctctcctcttcttcctctccctcgctgcctccaTCGTCGTCTCTTTCGTCCAGTCCCCAGCGGCTGCCCGTCTGCCCCGagttcgcgctgcgccgcgccgcagcgagcctGAGTGGCTGCTGGGGCAAGTTGCGCCGCGTCGACTGGGCTCGGGAGCCGGACTCACAACTGCAGAAGTCTGCAGCCTTCGCAGatctcgcgcgccgaggcgacggaCCCGGTGGAGGCGAAAACATCTCCCGCGAGCGATGCGAGCCGGACGAgacgctctgcgcctcgccgccagagcccacagagggcggagacggcagccACACAGAAGATGACCAGCCGGAAGTcgcagaagagaagcacCAGGAGAAAACGGTTCACCGGCGACCGAGCTGCAGGGGCGCGGGGGTCTCCGTCAAGCG GCTGCTGAAGGAGCTGCGGGCGACAGTCGACCCGTGggtcgtcgtctcctccaTTTTGCTTTCGGTGCTCGTGACTTGCGCGTCGTTTCGTCGTTCCTTTTTGACTGGTCGTCTCTACGaccgcgcagcctcttcgctcgctgcggtTGCCTCATCTgtcgcgccgagcgcgtcttccagggacctctttctctctttttcgccggaagaaaacgaagaggcTGAGGACGAAGCGACCCAGGCCGATGAAGATACCTCCGGCCTCGTATCGAGAAAGCTTCTCAGGCTTCTTGTTCCCTCATTTGCTTCCTtgcgcgcttcgccggcgtctccgtcttCGAGCCCGACTGTCTCCGCTCAGCCGTCCTCTCTGGATCCGgcctctgcatctgcttcCAGTTCTTGCGCCTCCCCTGTGTGCTCGccggtggaggcggcgcggggagagaggcTGGGACttggcgagcgcgcgcggcagttCCTGGCCTTTGGAGACGTTCCCAGCCAACTGAAGCGAATGAAgcatcgcctccgccctgctTCAGACGCCAGCGGAGACTCGCGGCTTCGAGCCGACCTCGAGGCCTCCAGgcagcgccagagacgcgccttcctcggcttGCTTCCCCTTCTgggccgcgtcgccggcttCACCTGCCTCGAactctgcggaggcgtccTCAAA AACTTCCTCGCGTCGTTGACTCGGTGGCGTATCGAAGTGAACATGCGAAAACGTCTTTTTCGCAGCCTCATACG ACAAGATATCTCGTTCTTCGACAGCCAGTGCGTAGGAACGCTCGCGAGTCGCCTGATCAATGACACTGAAGACCTCCAG GCCATTGTGAACAGCGGAGGGACGAAGCTGCTGACAGCAGCGCTGAACTGCCTCGGCGGAGTCTTCATGATGCTCACGACTGACCTGACCATGTCGCTGGTCGGGCTCGCGGGCGTGCCTCTCTTCCTCGCAGCCACGGGGAACGCCTCCAAACTCTCTGGATACTACg GTCTGTTGATCAACGACTCGCTCGCCGATGGCAACACAGTGGCGACAGAAGCCCTTGCGAATATTGAGGCTGTTCAGTCGAACTGCGCGGAGACAGTGGAAGTTGCG AAATACGAGGCTGCACAGAACGCCTACCTGAAACTCGTGAGCAGGACGCTATTTTCGGAGACTGTGCTGAACCAGACAAAGCAACTTTTCCTGCATGCGGCTGATCTTTCGCTGCTCGTCCTCG GCATGTATCGCGCGACCCGAGGCCAGGTGACGCTGGGGCGTTGCCTCGCCTTTCGCTCGTACCTGCGGAAGCTTTACTCTGGACTCGATCGCCTCCTCGAGGTCTACGGCGACTGCCActtttcgctgcgcgcctccgagAGGTACTTCGACTTGGTCGATCGCTGCCCGGCTGTGCGAGAcggcgccgaagcggagACCCGAGGCtcccgcgcagaggcctcacAAGTGGGGGAGGAGAGCAGGCAACAAGTgccagcgagcgagagagggtcggcgggcgagagcgaggatggaggcggcgcgcagggcgactgCCTGGAAGAAGGGACGGGAGAGAACGAGGGCAGTGCACCGCCGCAAGACGCAGGACAGAGGATCTCGGCGGACGCCGAAACGGGGAATGGAACGCCGCCAGAAGAAGTGTTCGTCGAGTTCCGAAACGTTTCGCTTTCCTTCCCTGAATCGGCGTTcgaggcggacgaagacgcgcggccAGGACCAGAGGGAGACTCCGCGGCAGCACGCAGAAAGCCGGGACAG GTCCTGTCGGGCGTTTCTTTCCGAGTTcggcgagggcagctcgTGGCGATCGCCGGCCGGTCCGGCGCAGGCAAATCGACGCTAGTCAAGCTGCTGCATCGCTTCTACGATCCGCAG GAGGGGTCGGTGTACCTGGATGGCGTCGACATTCGGACGttgccgctgcatgcgctgcgctcgcgcatCGGTTTCGTTGAGCAAGAGCCGCTTTTACTTCGGCAGACGATTGCGGAGAACATTGCCTACGGACTGTACTCGCCTGCGgagcgcgctgcgtctgACTCACGAGatttctctcctttctcgccATCGCCGCGTGGCGATTCCTGGTCGCCTACGGCGTCGGCGCTCTTGcggcctttctctctctctgagcCTAAATCCGCGACGGCGGATGCTCAGCgtcggcagcgcgcgcgcgagtcggGAGAgtcggcggaggaagacgaaaacaTGAGAGAGATTCTCAGCGCACACGAGGCAGCCTCTTGGCCGAAGGAGCTCCTCAAGAAGACCGTTCTCGCCGCGAAAGTCGCCCATGCGGATGAGTTCAtccgccgtctgccgcaggGCTACTTCAcgctctgcggcgaaggcgctccTGCGAGGCTTTCCGGCGGCCAGAAACAGCGAATAGCAATCGCGAG AGCGCTCTGTCGCGATCCCGACGTCTTTGTGTTCGACGAAGCGACAAGCTGCCTAGACTCCGCGACGGAGGCTGCAGTCGAGGCGACGCTGGAGCTTCTtcggaagcagaagaagacgataTTTGTCATTGCACACAAGCTCTCT acgACACGGAAGGCAGACTACCTCCTCGTCTTAGACAAGGGGCAAGTCGTCGAGCACGGGCACCCAGAGGAGATTCTGAGACGACCCAGCTCCAGATACGCAGAGCTCTTCGGCGACCGAAAATGTGAAGAAACGTGCTAG